One part of the Sneathia vaginalis genome encodes these proteins:
- a CDS encoding type II restriction endonuclease yields the protein MERDFDKWFETFIESISSYDYYINFKKVYENVSDIEIKLNLLNYMVGKPNIEEVFVEIIKKYPECLECIPILLAVRNKEIKIFENEEVIEYNFDRKDENIEKFKYFMKRSGLFNLISKHCINNLVDYVLGVEVGLDSNGRKNRGGHLMEDLVEGYLIKSGLKKDVTYFKEMKISKIEGKWGLDLSAISNKGKTEKRFDFVIKGENKVYGIETNFYFNNGSKLNETARSYKTIALESNEIEKFEFVWITDGYGWKGAKNNLIETYEIMEHLYNINDLKNGIIERLK from the coding sequence ATGGAGAGAGATTTTGATAAATGGTTTGAAACTTTTATAGAAAGTATATCAAGTTATGATTATTACATTAATTTTAAAAAAGTGTATGAAAATGTTTCTGACATTGAAATAAAATTAAATTTATTAAATTATATGGTAGGAAAGCCAAATATAGAAGAAGTCTTTGTTGAAATAATAAAAAAATATCCAGAATGTTTAGAATGTATCCCAATTTTATTGGCAGTAAGAAATAAAGAAATTAAAATTTTTGAAAATGAAGAAGTGATAGAGTATAATTTCGATAGAAAAGATGAAAATATTGAAAAATTTAAATATTTTATGAAGAGGTCAGGTTTATTTAATTTAATTTCAAAACATTGTATAAATAATTTAGTTGACTACGTTTTAGGTGTTGAAGTTGGGCTAGATTCTAATGGAAGAAAAAATCGTGGTGGGCATTTAATGGAAGATTTAGTAGAAGGATATTTAATAAAAAGTGGACTAAAAAAAGATGTAACATATTTTAAAGAAATGAAGATTTCTAAAATAGAGGGGAAATGGGGTTTAGATTTATCAGCAATTTCTAATAAAGGTAAAACAGAAAAAAGATTTGATTTTGTAATTAAAGGTGAAAATAAAGTTTATGGAATAGAAACAAATTTTTACTTTAATAATGGTAGTAAGTTAAATGAAACAGCTCGTAGCTATAAAACTATTGCATTAGAGTCAAATGAAATAGAAAAATTTGAATTTGTTTGGATAACTGATGGTTATGGTTGGAAAGGTGCAAAAAATAATTTGATAGAAACTTATGAAATTATGGAACATTTATATAATATTAATGATTTAAAAAATGGAATTATTGAAAGGTTGAAATAA
- a CDS encoding DNA adenine methylase — MIVKPFIKWAGGKNQLLNELVKKLPFENYNNITKYAEPFVGGGAVLFYILNNYNIKEVYISDINSKLIVTYKMIKKNVDELIIKLEKIQEEYLRLDENSRKIYYLEKRKEFNLSNLNDIDIATLFIFLNKTCFNGLYRVNKKGEFNVPMGKYKKPLICDRENLKQVSNKLKNVKIICGDYKKSIKFIDSDTFVYFDPPYRPINITSSFTAYTKDSFTDNEQIELAKYIDKLTEKGAKIMLSNSDPKNVNKNDAFFDELYNKYNIFRVKAKRTINSNASSRGEIDELVIINY; from the coding sequence GTGATAGTTAAACCTTTTATTAAGTGGGCAGGTGGCAAAAACCAACTGTTAAATGAGTTGGTAAAAAAGCTACCTTTTGAAAATTATAATAATATTACAAAATATGCAGAACCTTTTGTAGGAGGAGGAGCTGTTTTATTTTATATACTTAATAATTATAATATAAAAGAAGTATATATTAGTGATATAAATTCAAAATTGATTGTAACTTACAAAATGATAAAAAAAAATGTTGATGAATTAATTATTAAATTAGAAAAAATACAAGAAGAGTATCTAAGATTAGATGAAAATTCAAGAAAAATATATTATTTAGAAAAAAGAAAAGAATTCAATTTATCTAATTTAAATGATATTGATATAGCAACACTTTTTATTTTTTTGAATAAAACGTGCTTTAATGGATTATATCGTGTTAATAAAAAAGGAGAATTCAATGTTCCAATGGGTAAATATAAAAAACCATTAATTTGTGATAGAGAAAATTTAAAGCAAGTTTCAAATAAACTTAAAAATGTAAAAATAATTTGTGGTGATTATAAAAAGAGTATTAAATTTATTGATTCAGATACTTTTGTTTATTTTGATCCCCCGTATAGACCAATCAATATAACTTCTAGTTTTACAGCTTATACAAAAGATAGTTTTACAGATAATGAGCAAATAGAATTAGCAAAATATATAGATAAGTTAACAGAAAAAGGAGCGAAGATTATGCTTAGCAATTCAGATCCTAAAAATGTTAACAAAAATGATGCTTTTTTTGATGAACTCTATAATAAGTATAATATATTTAGAGTAAAAGCTAAAAGAACTATAAATAGTAACGCAAGTTCAAGAGGAGAAATTGATGAACTTGTAATAATAAATTATTAA
- a CDS encoding ORF6N domain-containing protein: MAEQNKEIVVINEDTIKNKIYYIRNQKVMLDFELAEIYGYTTTRFNEQVKNNLEKFDTDFMFQLTKSEFENLISKKSTSSWGGRRKLPYAFTEQGIYMLMTVLRGELAVIQSKALIRMFKQMKDFIIENQDFISSKELVQIAIQTNQNTNDIAEIKSKMATKEDLKKVMDNFIDPETYKHFLLMNGDKIEANVAYTKIYKSAKRSIYVIDNYIGLKTLELLRAARDKTQIIVFSDNVKNKDMLTKNILDDFRKGYPNIDLKLKIASKKYHDRYIAIDYGTENEAFYLCGASSKDAGNKISSITKIEEFSKDMYHDMFSKMLNNKDLKI; the protein is encoded by the coding sequence GTGGCAGAACAAAATAAGGAAATTGTAGTAATCAATGAAGATACTATTAAGAATAAGATTTACTATATAAGAAATCAAAAGGTTATGCTTGATTTTGAACTTGCTGAAATTTACGGGTATACGACGACAAGATTTAACGAACAAGTAAAAAATAATTTGGAGAAATTTGATACTGATTTTATGTTTCAGCTGACGAAGTCAGAGTTTGAAAACTTGATATCGAAAAAATCGACATCAAGTTGGGGTGGGCGTAGAAAACTACCTTATGCTTTTACAGAACAGGGAATATATATGCTTATGACTGTATTAAGGGGAGAGCTTGCAGTTATACAGAGCAAGGCTTTAATACGAATGTTTAAGCAGATGAAAGACTTTATTATTGAAAATCAGGATTTTATCAGTTCAAAGGAATTAGTACAAATTGCTATTCAAACCAACCAAAACACAAATGATATTGCAGAAATAAAATCTAAAATGGCTACAAAAGAAGATTTGAAAAAGGTAATGGATAATTTTATAGACCCTGAAACATATAAACATTTCCTTTTGATGAATGGAGATAAGATAGAAGCTAATGTTGCTTATACGAAAATATATAAATCAGCAAAGAGAAGTATTTATGTTATAGATAACTATATAGGGCTTAAAACATTGGAACTTTTAAGGGCTGCAAGAGATAAAACTCAAATCATAGTCTTTAGTGATAATGTTAAAAATAAGGATATGCTTACAAAAAATATCTTAGATGATTTTAGAAAAGGCTATCCTAACATAGATTTGAAGTTAAAAATAGCCAGTAAAAAGTATCACGATAGATATATTGCAATAGATTATGGAACAGAAAATGAAGCCTTTTATCTTTGCGGAGCTTCATCAAAAGATGCAGGAAATAAGATATCAAGTATTACCAAGATAGAAGAATTTTCTAAAGATATGTATCATGATATGTTTAGCAAGATGTTAAATAATAAAGACTTAAAAATTTAA
- the guaA gene encoding glutamine-hydrolyzing GMP synthase — MREKILIIDYGSQYSQLIARRIREMEVYCEITSRVDVSKIGNDVKGIIFSGGPASVYEENSPSIDKKIFSLNIPILGICYGMQLITYLNGGMVEKSDKREFGKATLEIIEEENPLFKGVPKESLVWMSHGDHITKMAQGFRTIAKTSSSNAAVCNDDKVYALQFHPEVLHSQYGKNMIENFVFDICKIEKNWKMGDVIKEKIEDIKKKTNGQKVLLGLSGGVDSSVAALLINKAIGDKLVCVFVDTGLLRKDEAIKVKKQYEGIDGFNIVFVDARKRFLEKLKGVVEPEEKRKIIGKEFIEVFNEQAKKLQEEKEIKFLAQGTIYPDVIESASEDGLSHTIKSHHNVGGLPKDCKFELIEPLRNLFKDEVRRLGKNLGLRDELIKRHPFPGPGLGIRVIEEVTEEKVRLLQEADNIFIEELIKNDLYDKVSQAFVVLLPVKTVGVMGDVRTYEYVVAIRSVNTIDFMTATFSRLPYEFLEIVSNRIVNEVRGVNRVVYDISSKPAATIEWE; from the coding sequence ATGAGAGAAAAAATATTAATTATTGATTATGGTTCACAATATAGCCAATTGATTGCAAGAAGAATTAGAGAAATGGAAGTGTACTGTGAAATCACATCAAGAGTTGATGTTAGTAAGATAGGAAATGATGTAAAAGGAATAATTTTTTCAGGTGGACCAGCTTCAGTGTATGAAGAAAACTCACCTAGTATAGATAAAAAAATATTTAGTTTGAATATACCAATATTAGGAATATGTTATGGTATGCAATTAATTACATATTTAAATGGTGGAATGGTTGAAAAGTCAGATAAGAGAGAATTCGGTAAGGCAACATTAGAAATTATTGAAGAAGAAAATCCACTATTTAAAGGTGTTCCGAAAGAGTCATTAGTTTGGATGAGTCATGGAGATCATATTACAAAAATGGCACAAGGATTTAGAACTATCGCTAAAACAAGCTCATCTAATGCAGCAGTTTGTAATGATGATAAGGTATATGCATTGCAATTCCATCCAGAAGTGCTTCACTCACAATATGGTAAAAATATGATAGAAAACTTCGTATTTGATATATGTAAGATAGAAAAAAACTGGAAAATGGGAGATGTAATAAAGGAAAAGATAGAGGATATAAAGAAAAAAACTAATGGACAAAAAGTCCTATTAGGTCTATCTGGAGGAGTAGATTCATCTGTTGCAGCATTATTGATTAATAAGGCAATAGGAGATAAGCTAGTTTGTGTATTCGTTGATACTGGCCTATTAAGAAAAGATGAAGCAATAAAGGTAAAAAAACAATATGAAGGTATAGATGGATTTAATATAGTCTTTGTGGATGCTAGAAAGAGATTCTTAGAAAAATTAAAAGGTGTAGTAGAACCTGAAGAAAAAAGAAAGATAATAGGTAAAGAGTTCATAGAAGTATTCAATGAACAAGCTAAAAAATTACAAGAAGAAAAAGAAATTAAGTTCTTAGCACAAGGAACTATATACCCTGATGTAATAGAATCAGCTAGTGAAGATGGTTTATCACATACTATTAAATCACACCATAATGTTGGAGGTTTACCAAAAGACTGTAAATTTGAATTAATAGAACCTTTAAGAAACTTATTCAAAGATGAAGTAAGAAGACTAGGTAAAAATTTAGGACTACGTGATGAGTTAATAAAAAGACATCCATTCCCAGGGCCTGGTTTAGGTATTAGGGTAATAGAAGAAGTTACAGAAGAAAAAGTTAGACTATTACAAGAAGCAGATAATATATTTATAGAAGAATTAATAAAAAATGATCTATACGACAAGGTAAGCCAAGCATTTGTAGTGCTATTACCTGTTAAAACAGTAGGTGTTATGGGAGATGTTAGAACATATGAATATGTAGTAGCGATAAGATCAGTAAATACTATTGACTTTATGACTGCAACATTCTCAAGACTACCATATGAATTTTTAGAAATAGTTTCAAATAGAATAGTTAATGAAGTTAGAGGAGTAAATAGAGTAGTATACGATATTTCATCTAAGCCTGCTGCAACAATTGAGTGGGAGTAG
- a CDS encoding heavy metal translocating P-type ATPase translates to MKIYRIKGMSCSACAVKIEEGLEKYGVRAKVNFVSEKLVVEDDNSVDIVNIVSKLGYELIKDNENIEEKEVNLLPIGIIAIIVLILAMFHIQNSEYVQLILSLIVLILSRDILLIGVKSIFKLTFTMYSLISLGVLISFLYSVFNLKNNLIYFDGICMTIFIVLLGKKIEKRLKKNTSKAIENLTNIIPIKENIEIGTVLSLNKDMVASFDGKIIEGYGIFDEKLITGESKQKIKRENDRVYAGCKLIDGSIKYVVDIKKEDMVIYKIKNMLELACEIQSPITNFTDKVTKIFVPTVILIAIVTYILGRSINNAICVLLISCPCAIGLSIPICLVVTIGSLAKKNILIKDGSAILNATRIDKIVFDKTGTLTKGKPSIKDIEILQEDIDIVYNMEKNLSHPLAKAIKEYLKRKYVVEDKDIKVRNYQGLGVGYSDYLVGSINLLKRKGIDVSEINNKYDDLSKEGKTVILISKYKEIRGLVTLIDDINDNTPLFINYCKENHIDTSILSGDNMYTTRYIADKLGIEKYAFEVLPYNKSRYIENILEKNKVVAMVGDGINDITAINSADIGIAINNGAVPTLETSDVVINDLMDIPVLQEYSKLCLKYIKENLFFTLIYNIFGIMIATGIFGIQLTPMIASMCMILSSISVLLNTLRLKRSCNR, encoded by the coding sequence ATGAAGATATATAGAATAAAAGGTATGAGTTGTAGTGCTTGTGCTGTGAAAATAGAAGAAGGCCTAGAAAAATATGGTGTTAGGGCTAAAGTTAATTTTGTTTCTGAAAAACTTGTAGTAGAAGATGATAATAGTGTAGATATTGTTAATATTGTTTCTAAGCTAGGATATGAATTGATTAAAGACAATGAGAATATAGAGGAAAAAGAAGTTAATTTACTTCCTATTGGAATAATAGCTATTATAGTTCTAATTTTAGCTATGTTTCATATACAAAATAGTGAGTATGTACAGTTAATATTAAGCTTAATTGTACTTATCTTATCAAGGGATATATTGCTAATTGGTGTAAAAAGTATATTTAAACTAACATTTACTATGTACTCACTAATTAGTTTGGGAGTATTAATTTCTTTTTTGTATAGTGTATTTAATTTGAAAAACAATCTAATATATTTTGATGGTATTTGTATGACCATATTCATAGTACTATTAGGAAAAAAGATAGAAAAAAGATTGAAGAAAAATACTAGTAAGGCTATAGAAAATTTAACTAATATTATACCCATTAAAGAAAATATTGAAATAGGGACTGTACTAAGTTTAAATAAAGACATGGTTGCAAGTTTTGATGGGAAGATAATAGAAGGTTATGGAATCTTTGATGAAAAGTTAATAACAGGTGAGAGCAAGCAAAAGATAAAAAGAGAAAATGATAGAGTTTATGCAGGCTGTAAGTTAATAGATGGTAGTATTAAATATGTGGTTGATATTAAAAAAGAAGATATGGTGATTTACAAGATAAAAAATATGTTGGAATTAGCATGTGAAATTCAATCTCCCATTACAAATTTTACAGACAAGGTAACAAAAATATTTGTACCTACGGTAATTTTAATAGCCATTGTAACATATATATTAGGTAGAAGTATAAATAATGCAATATGTGTTCTTTTAATTTCTTGTCCTTGTGCAATAGGGTTATCCATCCCTATATGCCTTGTTGTTACAATAGGTAGCTTAGCAAAAAAGAATATCTTAATTAAAGATGGAAGTGCAATATTAAATGCAACTAGAATAGATAAGATAGTTTTTGATAAGACTGGGACTTTGACTAAAGGGAAACCAAGTATAAAGGACATTGAGATATTACAAGAAGATATAGATATTGTGTATAATATGGAAAAAAACTTATCACATCCACTAGCAAAGGCAATTAAAGAATATCTAAAAAGAAAATATGTAGTTGAGGATAAGGATATTAAGGTTAGAAATTACCAAGGTCTAGGTGTAGGGTATTCAGATTATCTTGTAGGTAGCATAAATCTTTTAAAAAGAAAAGGTATAGATGTAAGTGAAATAAATAATAAATATGATGACTTGTCAAAAGAAGGTAAAACTGTTATACTAATATCTAAATACAAAGAAATTAGAGGTTTAGTTACATTAATTGATGATATTAATGACAATACCCCTTTATTTATTAATTACTGCAAAGAAAATCACATAGATACAAGTATACTAAGTGGTGACAATATGTATACTACAAGATATATTGCAGATAAACTAGGCATAGAAAAATATGCCTTTGAGGTTTTGCCGTATAATAAGAGTAGGTATATTGAAAATATTCTTGAAAAGAATAAGGTTGTAGCTATGGTAGGTGATGGGATAAATGATATAACGGCAATTAATAGTGCTGATATAGGGATAGCTATTAATAATGGAGCTGTACCTACATTAGAAACTAGTGATGTTGTAATAAATGATTTAATGGATATACCTGTATTGCAGGAGTATAGCAAACTTTGTCTTAAATATATTAAAGAAAATCTTTTCTTTACTTTGATATATAATATATTTGGGATAATGATAGCAACAGGAATATTCGGTATACAATTAACGCCCATGATAGCGTCTATGTGTATGATATTGAGTTCAATATCAGTGCTTTTAAATACATTAAGATTAAAAAGGAGTTGTAATAGATGA
- a CDS encoding PP2C family protein-serine/threonine phosphatase, producing MEKYIVFSNEEETYKKIANIDDEIDTIILDLGDLDINPPFLIYLLKVFRLVKSKNMDIAFISKEVFTAEMNKYFRVFQTLEEYNKIKIFSSFVVKLYIDNSYTRNLLRNLFVTNGFQTKERKEERFLNKEHDSLDKDIYIINFEKYQEEKLEEIQKIKKKNPNSKVILLINKVTAYKALRTVKMGVDSIIEKPINTDEILASVKNLSMQSQLRAENIALNNKIKGLYKNLEKELALANDIQKKLMPPEKINFKGYNIEYIFSPSQKIGGDFCDIFKIDEDKIAVVFADISGHGIPAALLSTMLKAVIHSEFKNYMNIEDLMSLLNERINKIFPMGKFASMFYILLNTKENTISYCKASQEPALLIHDNKVEELQTEGQVLGVFSKEDFPDLVNFEVKTRSFSKDDVILLYTDGITEAVKDDKLYGFERLKENFLKKRNNILALKDTLDTYTLEDDLTLLTIWRDHEDI from the coding sequence ATGGAAAAATATATAGTTTTTTCAAATGAAGAAGAGACTTACAAGAAGATAGCTAATATAGACGACGAAATTGATACAATAATATTAGATTTAGGGGATTTAGATATAAATCCCCCATTCTTAATTTATTTATTAAAAGTATTCAGACTTGTAAAATCAAAAAATATGGATATAGCCTTCATATCAAAAGAAGTATTTACGGCAGAAATGAATAAGTATTTTAGAGTGTTTCAAACCTTGGAAGAATACAATAAGATAAAGATATTTTCTTCTTTTGTCGTAAAGTTATACATCGATAACAGCTATACTAGAAACCTATTAAGAAATCTTTTTGTTACTAACGGTTTTCAGACTAAAGAAAGAAAAGAAGAAAGATTTTTAAATAAGGAACACGATAGCTTAGATAAGGATATATATATAATAAATTTTGAGAAATATCAGGAAGAAAAGCTTGAAGAAATACAAAAGATAAAAAAGAAAAATCCTAATAGTAAGGTAATACTTTTAATTAATAAGGTAACAGCATATAAGGCGTTAAGAACTGTAAAAATGGGTGTAGATAGTATAATAGAAAAACCTATTAACACAGATGAAATATTAGCCAGTGTAAAAAATCTTTCAATGCAATCACAGTTAAGAGCAGAAAATATAGCGTTAAATAATAAGATTAAAGGGCTATACAAAAATCTTGAAAAGGAATTAGCTCTTGCAAATGATATACAAAAGAAACTTATGCCTCCAGAAAAGATTAATTTTAAGGGATATAATATAGAATATATATTTAGTCCATCACAAAAAATAGGAGGAGACTTTTGTGACATATTTAAAATAGATGAGGATAAGATAGCTGTAGTTTTTGCAGATATATCAGGACATGGAATACCAGCTGCCCTACTATCAACAATGCTAAAAGCTGTTATACACTCAGAATTCAAAAACTATATGAACATAGAAGACTTAATGAGTCTTTTGAATGAAAGAATAAATAAGATATTTCCTATGGGTAAATTTGCAAGTATGTTTTACATCTTACTTAATACAAAAGAAAATACCATAAGCTACTGTAAAGCCTCACAAGAACCAGCACTTTTAATACATGATAATAAGGTGGAAGAATTACAGACAGAAGGGCAAGTTTTAGGAGTATTTTCTAAAGAGGATTTCCCAGACTTAGTTAACTTTGAGGTTAAAACTAGAAGCTTTTCAAAAGATGATGTAATACTTTTGTATACTGATGGAATAACTGAAGCTGTTAAAGATGATAAGCTATATGGTTTTGAAAGACTAAAAGAAAACTTTTTAAAGAAAAGAAATAATATACTAGCTTTAAAAGATACATTAGATACATATACACTTGAAGATGACTTAACATTACTTACTATTTGGAGAGATCATGAAGATATATAG
- the nusB gene encoding transcription antitermination factor NusB, with the protein MEQRKIREEIFKILFEHEIVNADAKTRSKEFLEVNKLSKSKEEFFVKYIDGYLENEKDLVVNIKKHLKGWTYERLGVVEKVLLKMSFYEIVNCKIGHEIVINEAVEIAKIYGDVKTKNFINGILADLVEEMR; encoded by the coding sequence ATGGAACAAAGAAAAATTAGAGAAGAAATATTTAAAATATTATTTGAACATGAAATAGTTAACGCAGATGCTAAAACTAGATCTAAAGAATTTTTAGAAGTTAATAAGTTAAGTAAGTCTAAAGAAGAATTTTTTGTAAAATATATAGATGGTTATCTTGAAAATGAAAAAGATTTAGTTGTAAATATTAAAAAACACCTAAAAGGTTGGACATATGAAAGACTAGGTGTAGTAGAAAAGGTACTTTTAAAGATGTCATTTTATGAAATAGTAAATTGTAAAATTGGACATGAAATAGTAATAAACGAAGCAGTAGAAATAGCTAAAATTTATGGAGATGTAAAAACTAAGAATTTCATAAATGGAATTTTAGCAGATTTAGTTGAAGAAATGAGATAA
- the amaP gene encoding alkaline shock response membrane anchor protein AmaP: protein MFKWISRIINTLLLLSLILVLYFLVVNPSLITYILDECSMELSNDAIARFGLEIAIVVYLLILIFSLLEKVFKKKKSVVIKGSNGNIEVTLKTLEEVSKNFLESKNIVKQAKVVAKRTVNGAIINASIENFKTDEMNSKLDLISKELEEYIKKMLGLNVKKINLSISKVNNQEVVEEIKSTNVEEKISSENDNIEELD from the coding sequence ATGTTTAAATGGATATCACGTATAATTAATACATTACTTTTATTATCCCTAATATTAGTACTATACTTTTTAGTAGTTAATCCAAGTCTAATAACTTATATATTAGATGAATGTTCTATGGAACTTTCAAATGATGCAATAGCAAGATTTGGACTTGAAATAGCAATAGTAGTCTACTTATTAATACTAATATTCTCATTATTAGAAAAAGTATTTAAAAAGAAAAAATCAGTTGTAATTAAGGGTTCTAATGGTAATATTGAAGTTACATTAAAAACACTAGAAGAAGTTTCAAAGAATTTCTTAGAATCAAAAAATATTGTAAAGCAAGCAAAAGTAGTTGCTAAAAGAACAGTTAATGGTGCTATTATTAACGCAAGTATAGAAAACTTTAAAACTGATGAAATGAATAGCAAATTAGACTTAATTAGTAAGGAACTAGAAGAGTATATAAAGAAGATGTTAGGTCTAAATGTTAAAAAAATTAATTTGAGTATAAGTAAGGTTAATAATCAAGAAGTTGTTGAAGAAATTAAGTCTACTAATGTAGAAGAAAAAATAAGTAGTGAAAATGATAATATAGAAGAATTAGATTAG
- a CDS encoding Asp23/Gls24 family envelope stress response protein, whose protein sequence is MNEFGNIVISPNVIKDIVVEVLKNVENVVGVSDPEIKTKITNLFKQDSKKSLEVEMGETECVIDVSICVVYGSKIKEVAQNVQKAIKEKVEELAGVDVREINVVIEKVEKVDEE, encoded by the coding sequence ATGAACGAATTTGGAAATATAGTAATATCACCTAATGTAATAAAAGATATAGTAGTGGAAGTACTAAAAAATGTTGAAAATGTTGTAGGTGTTAGTGACCCAGAAATAAAAACAAAAATTACTAACTTATTCAAACAAGACAGTAAGAAAAGTTTGGAAGTTGAAATGGGAGAAACTGAATGCGTTATTGATGTTTCAATATGTGTTGTATATGGAAGTAAAATAAAAGAAGTTGCTCAAAATGTACAAAAGGCAATTAAAGAAAAAGTAGAAGAATTAGCTGGAGTAGATGTTAGAGAAATAAATGTAGTTATCGAAAAAGTTGAAAAGGTTGATGAAGAATAG